The proteins below come from a single Nocardiopsis gilva YIM 90087 genomic window:
- a CDS encoding YhgE/Pip domain-containing protein, producing MTFPRFRFLPTLRLAWLSVRSFFRAPLPLAALIALAVVPLLYSGLYLWSFWDPFGRMDNLPVALVNEDKPVTVEGEPLHAGRDITDELLKGGDLDWHLVDADEAAEGVSDSRYYVSLTIPEDFSANLASPSEEGATPVPARLEVHYNDANSYIVRELLGAAFKDIQTAAGKTATTDYLKRMFLGFNDIHAETVKAAHGAGELADGTDDAKDGSGKLYSGLGDAKDGSSDLATGLGDAKDGSSRLYNGLGDAEAGAGELSSGIGDLYQGSQDLAAGATTASDEVAAATDTLDTLADEWIPLLRKDAPAIGSTARAVATAATTLSHALDRLPAPCTKGAVRAAKVREQLQDYLDAHPDLQQSDPELYALLTEAREVADLAVELDNFVQNHRDEIATIKKNADKVATLASALAEAAPTLADDAEAARDKVDALDAALADIAQGSRDLRDGLKEANSGAKDLKAGIGRLHSGAGDLDEGIGELHSGAKDLDDGIGELHSGAGDLDAGIGELQDGAHELADGLDQGADEIPTFGAADRDQRGDMMSTPVRLSSTIDNKAPDYGTGFAPFFIALSLWVGAMVIYIVLPPLSARGLVSTAPSWRIALAGWLPALAIGAAQVALMMAVLHYLLGLEARNWPGVLGLLLLAAAAFTAIVHWLVTRFGAVGKGIALILLMLQLTSAGGTYPIETSPEFFQEISPYLPMSHVVEGLRHLISGGELTTVWEAVWVLAAYLVGALLLTWMSVERRRTWSMKDLHPPLKI from the coding sequence ATGACGTTCCCCCGATTCCGCTTCCTGCCCACGCTTCGGCTCGCCTGGCTGTCGGTGCGGTCGTTCTTCCGCGCCCCGCTGCCCCTGGCCGCGCTCATCGCGCTCGCGGTCGTCCCCCTCCTGTACTCCGGCCTGTACCTGTGGTCGTTCTGGGACCCGTTCGGCCGGATGGACAACCTGCCGGTCGCCCTGGTCAACGAGGACAAGCCGGTCACCGTGGAGGGCGAACCGCTGCACGCGGGCCGGGACATCACCGACGAGCTGCTGAAGGGCGGCGACCTCGACTGGCACCTCGTCGACGCGGATGAGGCCGCCGAGGGGGTGTCTGACAGCCGCTACTACGTCTCCCTCACCATCCCCGAGGACTTCAGCGCGAACCTCGCCTCCCCCTCGGAGGAGGGGGCCACCCCTGTTCCGGCGAGGTTGGAGGTGCACTACAACGACGCCAACAGCTACATCGTCCGAGAGCTGTTGGGGGCGGCCTTCAAGGACATCCAGACCGCGGCCGGGAAAACAGCGACCACGGACTATCTGAAGAGGATGTTCCTGGGGTTCAACGACATCCACGCCGAGACCGTGAAGGCCGCCCACGGCGCCGGGGAGCTCGCCGACGGCACCGACGACGCCAAGGACGGCTCCGGCAAGCTCTACAGCGGGCTCGGTGACGCCAAGGACGGCTCCAGCGACCTCGCCACCGGACTCGGTGACGCCAAGGACGGCTCCAGCCGCCTCTACAACGGACTCGGTGACGCCGAGGCGGGGGCCGGGGAGCTCAGCTCGGGGATCGGGGACCTCTACCAGGGGTCCCAGGACCTTGCCGCTGGTGCCACCACCGCCTCCGACGAGGTTGCCGCCGCCACCGACACGCTCGACACCCTCGCCGACGAGTGGATCCCCCTGCTCCGGAAGGACGCCCCCGCGATCGGATCCACGGCCCGTGCGGTCGCCACCGCGGCGACGACGCTGTCCCACGCTTTGGACCGGCTTCCGGCGCCCTGCACCAAGGGCGCGGTGCGGGCCGCGAAGGTCCGCGAACAGCTCCAGGACTACCTGGACGCCCACCCCGACCTGCAGCAGAGCGACCCCGAACTGTACGCGCTGCTGACCGAGGCGCGGGAGGTCGCCGATCTCGCCGTCGAACTCGACAACTTCGTCCAGAACCACCGCGACGAAATCGCCACTATCAAGAAGAACGCCGACAAGGTCGCCACACTGGCCTCCGCGCTCGCCGAGGCCGCCCCGACCCTGGCCGACGACGCCGAGGCGGCCCGGGACAAGGTCGACGCTCTCGACGCGGCGCTCGCCGACATCGCCCAGGGCAGCCGGGACCTGCGCGACGGCTTGAAGGAGGCGAACAGCGGGGCCAAGGACTTGAAGGCGGGTATCGGGCGACTGCACAGCGGGGCGGGCGACCTCGACGAGGGCATCGGGGAACTCCACAGCGGCGCCAAGGACCTGGACGACGGAATCGGGGAACTCCACAGCGGAGCGGGCGACCTCGACGCGGGCATCGGCGAACTGCAGGACGGCGCGCACGAGCTGGCCGACGGCCTGGATCAAGGCGCGGACGAGATTCCCACGTTCGGCGCCGCCGACCGGGACCAACGCGGGGACATGATGAGCACACCCGTGCGGCTCAGCTCCACCATCGACAACAAGGCCCCGGACTACGGCACGGGGTTCGCCCCGTTCTTCATCGCGCTGTCGCTGTGGGTCGGCGCGATGGTCATCTACATCGTGCTGCCGCCGCTGTCGGCGCGCGGGCTCGTGTCCACGGCCCCGTCCTGGCGCATCGCCCTGGCCGGGTGGCTGCCCGCGCTGGCCATCGGCGCCGCCCAGGTCGCGCTGATGATGGCCGTTCTGCACTACCTGCTCGGGTTGGAGGCGCGGAACTGGCCGGGGGTCCTGGGCCTGCTCCTCCTGGCGGCCGCCGCCTTCACCGCCATCGTCCACTGGCTGGTCACGCGGTTCGGCGCGGTCGGCAAGGGGATCGCGCTCATCCTGCTGATGCTGCAGCTCACGTCGGCCGGCGGCACGTACCCGATCGAGACCAGCCCCGAGTTCTTCCAGGAGATCAGCCCGTACCTGCCGATGAGCCACGTGGTCGAGGGGCTGCGGCACCTCATCAGCGGCGGTGAGCTGACGACCGTGTGGGAGGCCGTCTGGGTGCTGGCCGCCTACCTGGTCGGCGCCCTCCTGCTGACCTGGATGTCGGTGGAACGCCGACGTACGTGGTCCATGAAGGACCTGCACCCGCCCCTGAAGATCTGA
- a CDS encoding TetR/AcrR family transcriptional regulator — translation MHVRNNHAGGAEGRDAAGPRRSTQADRRARTRDALLASAARGLSRYGYANLVLEQVAKDAGYTRGALYHLFKDKQDLTLAVTEWVMDTWWREVGRSVEQESDPVAALLTLARGHAVYCRRDIARVAMALRLEFAGQDHPVGREVERKYQALIDRCAALIDAGREAGSIPDGPPTGAVALAFVGALEGTSIALAGQAPHDEELTARAVAGVLGLSPHTTIRRKAS, via the coding sequence ATGCATGTACGTAATAACCACGCGGGTGGAGCCGAGGGGCGCGATGCTGCCGGCCCCCGCCGTTCCACCCAAGCCGACCGAAGGGCACGGACACGCGACGCCCTCCTCGCGTCGGCCGCACGCGGGCTGTCCCGCTACGGCTACGCCAACCTCGTACTCGAACAGGTGGCCAAGGACGCCGGATACACGCGCGGCGCGCTCTACCACCTGTTCAAGGACAAACAGGACTTAACCCTGGCCGTGACCGAATGGGTTATGGACACCTGGTGGCGGGAGGTCGGCCGGTCCGTCGAGCAGGAGTCGGACCCGGTCGCGGCCCTGCTCACTCTCGCGCGCGGCCACGCCGTCTACTGCCGACGCGACATCGCCCGTGTGGCGATGGCGCTGCGGCTGGAGTTCGCCGGTCAGGACCATCCGGTCGGGCGCGAGGTCGAACGGAAGTACCAGGCACTCATCGACCGCTGCGCCGCCCTCATCGACGCCGGACGCGAGGCCGGATCGATCCCCGATGGTCCACCGACCGGAGCCGTGGCACTCGCCTTCGTCGGCGCACTCGAAGGCACATCGATCGCCTTGGCCGGCCAGGCCCCCCACGACGAAGAACTCACGGCCCGCGCCGTCGCCGGCGTCCTCGGCCTCAG